The proteins below are encoded in one region of Alosa sapidissima isolate fAloSap1 chromosome 24, fAloSap1.pri, whole genome shotgun sequence:
- the LOC121700546 gene encoding phospholipase A and acyltransferase 3-like produces the protein MAEPGDLIEIDRKTYRHWALFIGDGYVIHLTNDDDSSTSVAAIGASSASAVAIVKKQKLKDVAAGHVWRVNNSLDKKWKAKPSDAILKNAEQRVGEKIRYRLIKYNCEHFVTELRYGQPKSRQAQTAELVAAGGSGVVLVGVLGAIVAALVSVFAPRTF, from the exons GAGCCGGGAGACCTAATTGAGATAGACAGAAAAACATACCGGCACTGGGCATTGTTCATTGGAGATGGATATGTTATTCACCTCACAAACGATG ACGATTCTTCTACAAGTGTTGCTGCCATTGGTGCATCATCTGCCTCCGCCGTTGCTATTGTGAAGAAACAGAAACTGAAGGATGTAGCAGCTGGTCATGTATGGAGAGTGAACAACAGCCTGGATAAAAAATGGAAGGCAAAACCCTCAGATGCCATCTTGAAAAACGCAGAGCAAAGAGTTGGTGAGAAGATACGATATCGTCTCATCAAATACAACTGTGAGCATTTTGTTACCGAACTACGATATGGCCAACCAAAATCCAGAcag gctcagacAGCAGAATTGGTAGCAGCAGGAGGCTCAGGTGTGGTTCTAGTAGGTGTGCTTGGCGCTATTGTTGCAGCACTTGTTAGTGTTTTCGCTCCACGCACCTTCTAA